The following DNA comes from Meles meles chromosome 8, mMelMel3.1 paternal haplotype, whole genome shotgun sequence.
ACTCACACTTGCTCGATCtcttactctgaaaaaataaatataaaaatctaaaatacccCTCCAAACCTATAGGCTATGATGCAGGCAGATGGAAATTTCACTAATACtcaagattattattattactttttaagtaggctccgtttccaaagtggggcttgaacacacgatcccaagatcaagactgGTGTGCTGTGTACCctttgagccagccaggcgctccaggattttgttgttgttgtttgagtaATCTAAACTTTGGTGTCCCTGCCTGGGAAAACAAAGACATGATCTCATACGTATTTTATGGTAGGAAGGGATATAATTTTTTCCCAACTGACTTCCTCTTACTAATCGGCAGTGAAGCCCCCCAAAAGGAAAGCCAAACAATGAAGTCCTCGGTATCAGACCTGAATTTTAAGCACTGACTTCTACTCTTTAACTCTTTCAGTCCCTTCAACTGGACTTCAAGCTTTTGTAAGAACAAAacagattggggtgcctgggtggctcagtgggttaagcctctgccttcggctcaggtcatgatctcaggatcctaggattgaggcccacattgggctctctgctcagcagcaagcctgcttccccccctctctgcctccctctctgcctacttgtgatctctctctgtgtcaaataaataaaatcttaaaaaaaaaaaaaagaacaaaatagattGATATTATAGTGTCACTTTTCCGCcttcatttttaaactttctgaaaGAGGATTTAATGAGCCGTGTAATGAATGCAGATGGCCACAGAAAGTGGGAGGTAACTGGTATACCGGGACCATAAACTAAATGGTCTTAGTTATTTTCAAATCCCGGTTCTGCTACTtgcctgtgaaatggggataatgccTACAGTATTACCCTCTCATCTGTGCAGGATATGTTCCAAAATCCCCcctggatgcctgaaaccatgaaTAGTACTAAATCCTATATATATTATGTTTCTTTTATACGTATATACCTATGGTAATGTTTAGTTTATAAATtaagcacaggggcgcctgggtggctcagtgggttaaagcctctgcctttggcacaggtcatgatcccaaggtcctgggatggaacccctcatcgggctctctggttggtggggagcctgcttcccctctctctctgcctgcctctctgcctatgtgatctctgtctgttaagtaaataaaatcttttttaaaataaataaataaggaacagTAAGAAATTAAggataattaataaaataatttaaaagttaagagcagaggcaccttggtggctcagtgggttaaagcctctgctttcagctcaggtcatgatcccagggtcctgggatcgagccccacattgggctctctgctcagcagggagcctgcttcccttccgctctctctggctgcctctctgcctacctgtgatctctgtctgtcaaataaataaataaaatcttaaaaaaaaaaaagttatgagcatgtggtttttctctccctccttcaaaatcttttttttttttaaagattatttatttatttatttggcagagagagatcacaagtaggcagagaggcaggcagagagagagagagagagagagagggaagcaggctccctgctgagcagagagcccaatgcgggactcgatcccaggaccctgagatcatgacctgagccgaaggcagcggcttaacccactgagccacccaggcgccccctccttcaAAATCTTATTGTACCATACCCACCTTTTTCCTTGTGATGTGAGATGATACAGTGCCTCTGTGATGAGACAGAGCGTGGGGAGACGACACAGGCATTGTGCACGGTGTTATCACACAGCTGGCCTTCTGACAATATggcagaaggaggatcatctgcttctggaccttGGGTACTGAACCTTGGGTGCTGAAACCACGGGAAGTGAAACCACAGAGAAGGGGAGGAACTACTTAACTTGCAAAAACACTATGTGAGAAATAAACCAGGTGTAAAAGTGCTGAGCAAAAGGAGTGTAGCGTATTCTGAATAGCTCACATGCAGGTGGTAGgaaattaaaaagtcagaaagGGTATGcaggggagggacacctgggaggctctgtctgttgagcgtctgactcttgattccagctgaggtcatgatctcaaggtggtggaatcaagctctgtgttgggctctgcactgggctgggtgtagagcctgctccctctctcaaaaagaaataaaggggggGTATGCAGGGGGAAGGTAGGTCTCCTCTCCATCCTTTTCTGCCAGATCTCCTCACAGCCAACTCTtgatactccttttttttttttttaagatttatgtatttatttgacacagatagagagatcacaaataggcagagaggcaggcagagaaagagagggaagcaggcttcccgccgagcagggagcccgatgcggggctcgatcccaggaccctgagatcatgacctgagcccaaggcagaggctttaacccactgagccacccaggcgcccccaactctTATATGCATTTATTGTGCATTCCCCTTCTCCCTTGACTTAGCTGTGTGAACTTCACCGAACATGTAATTCAAATGCAAAATCCCTTACCCATGAAATGAAATGGCTCTGAGCATTTAATGAAACAGTTACTACTTTGTAATTAAAATgctacacacacaaaaagaggtATTATcttgggaaggagaaggaggcctAGACACAGATGTCgtacttttaaaatcttttttttttttaagattttatttatttatttgacagacagagatcacaagtaggcagagaggcaggcagagagagagagagagagagaggaggaagcaggctccctgctaagcagagatcccaaagtggggctcaatcccaggaccctgggatcatgacctgagccaaaagcagaggctttaacccactgagccacccaggcgccccaaacatgtTGTACTTTTACTTCATTTAGAACAGAGGGTCTCTTGATCCTTAGAAATCAgccctggggggcgcctgggtggctcagtgggttaaaacctctgcctttggctcgggtcatggtctcagggtcctgggatcgagccccacgttgggctctctgctcagcagggagcctgcttccctttctctctctctgcctgcttctctgcctacttgtgatctctgtctgtcaaataaataaataaataaatctttaaaaaaaaaaaaaaagaaatcagcccTGGGCGTGACTGCTTTCTTCCATTAGGAGTGTTCCCTTTCCTCATCTTGACATCGGCAAAAGATGAGGGCCGAGAGCCGCATTACTTGACACCCTGCCTTGGTCTGTCCCCCAGGTGATCACTTACTCCAGCCGTCATGTCTACAGTAACCTGACTGAGGAGCAGAAGGGCCGAGTGGCCTTTGCTTCCAATTTCCTGGCAGGAGACGCCTCCCTGCAGATTGAGCCTCTGAAGCCCAGCGATGAGGGCCGGTATAGCTGCAAGGTGAAGAATTCAGGGCGCTACGTGTGGAGTCATGTCATCTTGAAAGTCTTAGGTAAGCTAGAGTGCCAAGGTAAACACCTCCATCTCATTAATGCGGTCTCTGTGGGGAACAGCCAAATGCCCCACAGTCCAGTTTCCTGGGCAGAAGTACGTTCTATATTTTAGacataataaaagaagaaagaataatcaCAATTTTCCATGGAAGCCCACTTACAAAGTTTAAATATCCTCTCACGTTTAAATGGCATTCTTATATTTACCTTATATCTCTCAGATATGATTCAACTCCATTTCTGGTTTCTGGCAGCAAAAGCTACTAAGTTCTATTTAATTGCATCCAAGTTAATGGGTTTCTATCCCTGTTTCAGTATTAATAAAATCAAACTCAACTTTGAAAAGTGTCTTGAGAGGGGACGAGGGAGTTTCTGGGGCAGCCTCTGAAAATTACAGTGGCACCAGCAGAAGGCGCTGGgattgggtgtgtgtgtgtgtgtgtgtgtgtgtgtagggggtgaAGGAGGGTGTGTTTTGGGGGTACTGTAAAGCATGGTTACGTACCAAAAGACCCACTCAGAAGTGGACCGTAACAGATGGCTAGAGAAACAGCTCAACGGGACATGGTTCTTCCACTGAACCGGGTGTTTGGCGATCtttgaagctttttctttttgccagtGAAACCATCAAAGCCCAAATGCGAGTTGGAAGGAGAGCTGACAGAAGGAAGTGACGTGACTCTGCAGTGTGAGTCAGCCTCTGGCACTAAGCCCATCATGTATTACTGGCAGCGACTccgggagaaggagggagaggatgagCGTCTCCCTCCCAAGTCCAAGATTGGTAAGTCATCTCTCCACCAGTCTGCTGAGACAACAGAATGGTACTCTAGCCGTGAACTCAGAATCTCGTTTGGTCAGCAACTCACCACGTGACCTTGAACACACTGCTGAACCTCTTTGAGCTTCTATTTTTCATCCCTCAACCtggacagaaaacaaacaaacaaacaaacaaaaaaacaaacaaaaaaaacacccatcttttctttcctcaaatggcaCATAAAAGCAGCAGAAACAGCGAGGGAGAGATGTAGCGGGTATCCACAATAGCTAATTACGGTGCTTACTGTCCCTCCCACATTCCCAGTCTTTTGTTAAGTCTAGAGGATGTGCAGTTACAAAGAATGTTTACCTTCCTTtccacatttcaaaaaaaatcGATCATCTCATCCTTCCACACTGTATTAGAGAATCTTAGGTCAGTGACGCAGTGAGGTGAGCAGCAGACAGAGACCCTGTGACTAAGAGGATTACAGTCATCCCTTCTGCTTGTGTGTAGACTACAGTAACCCTGGACGAGTTCTGCTGCACAATCTCACCATGTCGTCCTCTGGGCTCTACCAGTGCACGGCGGGCAACGAGGCTGGGAAGGAAAGCTGTGTGGTGCGAGTCACTGTACGGTGTAAGTATCCAATGGGCTTGCTCCTGCTTTCCCATTGGTTCTGTGTAAAACACTTTGAATCACAAGGAAGAGGAAGGTCAAGGTGAAAACCTTTATTTCCAGAAGGACATGACTAGCGCTAAAATAAATCCAGTAGTTGCACTGAGGTAGCTAATTCTGTTTAGGAACATGGGGAATTTGTCAGCTCCCTGAAGAAATTTATTATGTCCAGGAGGGAACCGAATGgagattttctttataaatgtaaatttccctTATAAAAGGGTaatttctactctgtttctagaACTTCCCCTCTGTGTCTGCTGTTTCTCAAAGATAATCAGcttaaggggggcacctggctggcttagtcagtagaggaccgactcttgatctcagagccgtgagttcaagccccattttgggtgtggagcctacctcaaaaaaaaaaaaccagcttaaAATAGTCCTGAtgtcaaagaggcatattttggggcGGCATGATCTGCTACCTTTTGATATTGAGGGGGTTGGTCATACAGCAAGGGTAAGAAGATAGAAAGATCTGGAAATACCCTGTCCGGGGCTTATGTTTTTGTCTAAGTAAATGCtattcccaatgtggggctcaaactcgcaacctcaaaatcaagagtcttcGAGATTAAGAGTCGCATGCTTTACCCACTAAACCAGACAGGCGTCCCAGGCCTTATGTTTTTTAAGtccgtatcttttttttttttaaagattttattttatttacttaacagagagagacacagtgagagagggaacacaagcagtgggagagggagaagcaggcttcctgctgagcagagagcctaatgcggggctcgatcccaggactctgggatcatgacctgagctgaaggcagatgcttaatgactgactgagacacccaggtcccCGAGTGTGTGTATTTCTTGGCTTATGTTTCGTTTTACCTCTGCTTTTGTTTCTGAGAAAACAGATGTACAGAGCATCGGCATGATAGCAGGAGCAGTGACGGGCATGGTGGCGGGAGCTCTGCTGATTTTCCTCTTGGTGTGGCTGCTGAtcagaaggaaagacaaagagagataCGAGGAAGAAGAGAGACCTAATGAAATTCGGTAAACCTCCTTTCACCATCCCCTTTGTACTGGACTTCCTTTCCAGAGCTAGCTAGCTCTATAGTGACCAGCCAACATAAATGtcccatttcctcattttttttaagattttttatttatttgagagggacacAGCAGTGGGAGTAGGGGTGACcgggcagagagaggcagagggataggcagactccctgctcagcggggagcccaatttggagcttaatcccaggaccctgatatcatgacctgagctgaagcagacccttaaccttaactgactgaaccagccaggctcccctcccaTTTCCTCTTAACTATGAATCTGTTAAAATGATTATTCTGGTTAGGTAAGGAGTTCCAGTCTAAGGACAGAAGGTCTGGTTTATCTTGCTTTTATTGTGAAACTGTCTATCCTCAGCTGAGAATTAAAAGATCAACTTTATGTAACTTCTAATTCACTTCCATTTATAGAGTGCCTATGATAAAGAATGGGCATAACCTCTGGGCCACTGAAAGGGTTTGtgtagggatgcctaggtgggCACAGTCagttactcttgatctcagggttctgagttcaagccccgtgttgggctccacacaggGTCTGaagctgacttaaaaaaaattaaaaataaaaaaataaaagggttggGCAACTCCCTGGGGTCCtctccctctttgggagctttgtactatcactttgcaGTCCTCagtaaaccttgctttgctgcccaccaaaaaataaacaaacaaataaataaataagggtttTTGTAGACAAACCCCAACTCAGTCTCAACGGTAAGTGCTTACTCTCCCAGAGTAACAGAGTTGACTTCAGGGCTAAGAAAACATCCATTTGTGTAAGTCAGTCATGAAGTCTCGGGGCCGGGGAAGTCCCCATTCCCCTAAATGGCTGCCTTCCAGTGGTATCATGTGAAGTTTACAGCTTGAGGAATTTACTGGGAAACTTCAGAAGGAAGCAACCATAGTGGAAGCAATCGCGGTCTTGTCAGGATGAAAGTTGACCTctgctgtttttttctcttcagggAAGATGCGGAAGCCCCCAAAGCCCGCCTCGTGAAACCTGGTTCCTCTTCCTCAGGCTCTCAGAGCTCGCGCTCGGGTTCCTCCTCCACGCGCTCCACAGCAAATAGTGCCTCACGCAGCCAGCGGACACTGTCCACCGAAGCAGCGCCACAGCTGGGGCTGGCCACCCACACATACAGCCTAGTggggccagaggggaggggttCTGAACCAAAGAAAGTCCACCATGCTACCCTGACCAAAGCAGAACCGCACCCAGCATGATCCCCAGCCAGAGCAGAGCCTTCTGAACCGTCTGAATGAGAGTGGACTTGACTCCCACACTTTCTTCGGGGTCAGTATCTTAGGATGCTTCTAGTCATTGAAGCTCAGTCACCAGCCACACAACCCCCTCGAACCAGATGAAAGGCCATTTCAGTAGCAGTGAGCATTGCATGAAACCCACTCAAATGAGCGCTTTCTTTACAGGACACCAAACAGGAAAAATGATGTAAACTGATCCTCTCCAGAAAGGCATCTCATGGTGCCTCGAGACCAGAGTGAGGAAGGAGGGGCGGGGGGCAAATCTGTGTATTTGTTGACCAGGACCTGGGGTAGAagaggtggggaaaggggaactGAACACACCTAAAACTTCTCCCCTGAGATGTTTTGTATCAATACTTCGGCTCACCATTGTCAAGAAGAAATGAGATGTTGTTCATAAATTTTCTATGCATTTCTGCAAACCTACTGGATTATTGTGATTATTCAGAGTCAAGTGGAACCCACAGCCTTATATTTCACCTAGCGGCACCATGTACGGGGCACATTGCTTCTGAGaaatttcaaaaaggaaatacatttcttcTGACCTGACTTCATTTACCATAAGGCTTGGATATTAATTTCACAAGGAGTTGAACTAGTGGGAGGTGAAGAATGATTTGAGTTTCTCCCCCTCCATCCACTACTAACCTCCCACTTCTATTGAACTATAAGGGAACTGAGAAAGGAATTCAAAATGTGTGATAGGGGACTGTGAAAAACTTTCTGTCTTAACGATGTTCAGAGGGTTACTGACAGATATCAGAAATATATGCCGGAACAATTGTGGACTGTCCCTCAAATCAGACGTCTCTGAGGACCTTCCTGCTGGATCTCTGGAGCAAAAATACATTCACTGTGTGTCATTTGACAATGTTCTTagaaatcttttagaaaaagatcTTTCAGAGTTGCTTAAAGGTCATCTGACATATCATTGCATTCTTTTCTGAGAACATATGAAATCAGCATTTTAAAACTGATTAAACTAGAAAGGGAGCTTAGATCagttttctcttaatattttgaggaatggTATAAGGCAGTTTACTATTACACCAAACTTGGagcttcctccatttctttcattttaggaGAAGGATGTGAACCTGGGACTTTTGATAATTCTAGGCCTTAAATTATCAAAAAGATCAGGGGTCATCAACGTTTCCTAATGGCATTACAGGTATGTCATAATCATTCCCtcctgagagacagagaaattcaGTACTTTCCCAGCGTATGAGGAAGTCCAGGTCGGAAGGAAAGGGAATTGTATTTAGGGAAGGGATGGTGAGGGTAACACCTGGGTGGCAGGACAGGGCTGGATTAGTGACTGCTAACATTCAAATTGTCACCAACTTGGAAACAATGAACAGAAGTGATTCACCAGGATTACCATCAAAGAGCTGATTCATGGAAGAAAGgttatgagaaataaaaaagaaaagcagcaacTTCCAATACAAGAACTTGCCTTTTTAATAGTGTTGACTATCCTGTGAGTCAAATTCATCCTATGGCAAGAACAGCAGGAATGGTAGATCTGAAATAGCTCTGCAAGGACCTTAGGGCAAATGTCAACAGATGACCATTGATAGTGCAAATATTTATGATTAAAAGGGCAGCAAattacagaaaagagaaagtcatGCTGAATCTGGAGATGAAACCTCTTTTCTAAAAGTGGAATCAGATGCTCGAAGGGAAAAGGGAGATCTGGGATTTGGCCCCACTTCTCTGGTTTTTCATTTCTACATTTAATTCTCATGAAACAGTCCTCATATAGTGCAAATGTATTTCCCTCTAAGGTTAAGAAATGGGGGCTTATGCTTGGGTGAAAATTGTAATCTGAGGTTTgtcttcctcttaaaaaaaaaaaaagctgggaaatAAGAGACATTGAGGAAGTGATGTAAGGAATGTCTGCTATTAATTTAAGAAGGCTGGCGTATTTGGAATGCTTCTTATACTAACACTGCCTCATTGTAAGATAGAAACCCCTTCcatactcttttttatttttctagtagtGTGGTAACCTATC
Coding sequences within:
- the LOC123949888 gene encoding CXADR-like membrane protein, which translates into the protein MSLLRVLLWLVSYYVGTLGTHTEIKRVAEEKVTLPCHHQLGLPEKDTLDIEWLLTDNEGNQKVVITYSSRHVYSNLTEEQKGRVAFASNFLAGDASLQIEPLKPSDEGRYSCKVKNSGRYVWSHVILKVLVKPSKPKCELEGELTEGSDVTLQCESASGTKPIMYYWQRLREKEGEDERLPPKSKIDYSNPGRVLLHNLTMSSSGLYQCTAGNEAGKESCVVRVTVRYVQSIGMIAGAVTGMVAGALLIFLLVWLLIRRKDKERYEEEERPNEIREDAEAPKARLVKPGSSSSGSQSSRSGSSSTRSTANSASRSQRTLSTEAAPQLGLATHTYSLVGPEGRGSEPKKVHHATLTKAEPHPA